In the Tenrec ecaudatus isolate mTenEca1 chromosome 16, mTenEca1.hap1, whole genome shotgun sequence genome, one interval contains:
- the MRPS16 gene encoding small ribosomal subunit protein bS16m, producing the protein MVQLTPFLCKAYRGGHLTIRLALGGCTNRPFYRIVAAHNKCPRDGRFVEQLGSYDPLPNSHGEKIVALNLERIRYWIGCGAHLSKPMEKLLGLSGFFPLHPMMITGAERLRRKRAREVLAASQKTDTEAAEAEAS; encoded by the exons ATGGTCCAGCTCA CTCCCTTCCTTTGCAAGGCCTACCGTGGGGGACACTTAACCATCCGCCTCGCCCTGGGTGGCTGTACCAACCGGCCTTTCTACCGCATCGTGGCTGCTCACAACAAGTGCCCCAGAGATGGCCGTTTTGTGGAACAGCTAGGCTCCTATGACCCGCTGCCCAACAGCCATGGAGAGAAAATCGTTGCCCTCAACCTGGAGAGGATCCGGTACTGGATTGGCTGCGGGGCCCACCTCTCGAAGCCTATGGAAAAGCTCCTGG GTCTGTCAGGCTTTTTCCCGCTGCATCCCATGATGATCACTGGTGCTGAGAGACTGCGAAGGAAACGGGCACGTGAAGTCCTTGCTGCTTCTCAGAAGACGGACACAGAGGCTGCCGAAGCGGAAGCGAGTTGA